A genomic stretch from Psilocybe cubensis strain MGC-MH-2018 chromosome 1, whole genome shotgun sequence includes:
- a CDS encoding Oryzines biosynthesis cluster protein J, translating into MSQPFALTLPHLRRIVTSHDNKGHSVVVSDSEIPAEAMELVRGGKSAAIWVTTDSIPTHDNNNSEDGGKRTIEDISNFGLVHPTGTNLRSTELAPGAITGMHRTCSLDYNILVSGELVLINEDGTEKHLKNPGDTVIQKGTMHAWRNPSVHWARWITVLIAADPVVIDGKALVPEFLS; encoded by the exons ATGTCTCAACCTTTTGCCTTGACCTTGCCCCATCTCCGCCGAATCGTCACCTCTCACGACAACAAGGGGCATTCTGTTGTCGTGAGCGATAGCGAAATACCAGCCGAA GCAATGGAGCTCGTCAGAGGAGGCAAATCAGCTGCAATTTGGGTTACAACAGACTCCATCCCCACACACGATAACAACAACAG CGAGGACGGTGGAAAACGCACAATCGAAGACATTTCTAACTTTGGACTTGTTCATCCTACAGGAACAAATCTGCGCTCCACTGAATTAGCCCCCGGTGCCATCACGGGAATG CATCGCACTTGCTCTTTAGATTATAATATACTAG TGTCAGGGGAACTGGTGCTGATTAATGAAGATGGTACTGAGAAGCACTTGAAGAATCCAGGTGATACTGTCATCCAAAAAGGCACTATGCACGCATGGAGAAATCCTTCTGTGCACTGGGCCCGGTGGATAACCGTCCTTATTGCGGCAGACCCAGTGGTAATCGACGGAAAAGCCCTTGTCCCGGAATTTCTCTCCTAA
- a CDS encoding Peroxisomal membrane protein PEX16, which yields MASSKDKYETFLINNVSTISTLESSLRSITWFLPGRFKDAELASEALTSLLNVTSMYHDTLLARIVKANASYRPLIPTSLHTRYTRAWTDKNTLYRLTSRVLQIIRFTELVVEMGLRRKVSEKTRWRAVILLEAIKAALRLFLLKVTRRPLLSPPIPEREFDPASLPSLSTTSSPTLAPSSPQASPPMTPDHLRNNHVPLPPHPLLTSAQANVSAEDYLLPKALTTSSVKPSISLMRKLSGPRDWLSETIFILRPLVYASLVAADRRSLERSNRAITIVLLMEFASRSLRRTPPASAELERAEYAKRDKDILWYLLRGSIWNSYTRPKLESFVTRTAHTPLLGLFGALLKDWMPLIDDYYYYTAP from the exons ATGGCGTCCTCCAAGGATAAATACGAGACCTTTCTTATAAATAATGTCTCTACTATCTCTACCTTAGAGTCATCGCTTCGGTCTATCACTTGGTTCTTGCCTGGCCGTTTTAAAGATGCAGAGCTCGCGTCAGAAGCTT TGACTTCTCTGCTTAATGTAACGAGCATGTATCACGACACATTATTGGCGCGCATAGTCAAGGCCAATGCTTCATACCGCCCCCTTATCCCCACAAGCCTACATACCCGCTACACAAGAGCATGGACTGACAAGAATACGCTGTACAGGCTGACGTCTCGCGTCCTACAAATAATTCGCTTTACTGAGCTTGTGGTTGAAATGGGCTTAAGACGAAAAGTTTCTGAGAAAACAAGGTGGCGCGCCGTCATTCTTCTTGAGGCGATCAA AGCAGCCTTACGACTATTCCTGCTGAAAGTCACTCGCAGACCATTGTTGTCACCACCAATTCCCGAACGGGAGTTCGATCCTGCAAGTTTGCCATCTCTGAGCACTACTTCATCGCCTACTCTGGCACCCTCGTCACCTCAAGCTTCACCACCAATGACTCCAGACCACCTTCGCAACAACCACGTCCCTCTACCCCCACATCCATTACTTACATCCGCTCAGGCAAATGTTTCGGCTGAAGACTACTTACTTCCAAAAGCCTTGACTACATCATCAGTCAAGCCATCCATCTCTCTTATGAGAAAGCTTTCGGGCCCTCGAGACTGGCTGTCGGAAACAATATTCATTCTCCGTCCTCTGGTTTATG CGTCGCTTGTGGCTGCCGACCGGAGGTCTTTAGAACGGTCAAACCGGGCTATAACAATAGTTTTACTAATGGAATTTGCTTCAAGGAGCCTCCGCAGAACACCACCAGCATCGGCCGAGCTTGAACGAGCCGAATACGCCAAAAGAGACAAAGATATACTCTGGTATCTCCTTCGCGGATCTATTTGGAATTCATATACTCG ACCCAAACTCGAATCCTTTGTTACTCGGACCGCACACACGCCTCTACTGGGACTATTCGGTGCTTTACTGAAAGATTGGATGCCATTGATCGACGATTATTATTATT ACACTGCTCCTTAG